The nucleotide sequence GCATTTCTTCCCGTCCAGCGCGGCCTCCATGACCTTGTCCTGCTCCAGCCCGTCGAGATATTTCAAAAAGAGGAGCCACGAGGTCTGTTCCGTGTAGTCGAGTTCCGTGGTACATCCCGCCTCTTTCCAGAGGACGTCGTCTATATTCTTGAAGGTTTGTTCAAACAAGGCAATTTTTCCTTTAATTTACTTTTTTTGCGCCTCACATTAACGGACGTGATTAAGACACAGCGCTAAACCTTTTCTTTTCACGGAAATAATTTTTAATTATGCCTCTAAAAAAATTTAATTCCCTATGGTTATAAACT is from Pseudomonadota bacterium and encodes:
- a CDS encoding type I restriction-modification system subunit M N-terminal domain-containing protein, giving the protein MFEQTFKNIDDVLWKEAGCTTELDYTEQTSWLLFLKYLDGLEQDKVMEAALDGKKC